One Lentibacillus cibarius DNA window includes the following coding sequences:
- a CDS encoding GNAT family N-acetyltransferase: MLNSPETYTASYCEIKRNSVYVYKVRLQSVNAFTFGAFVEDELVGVVTLVRGKKKKTDHRATLRFLYVTPFEREKGIGKQLMQTAINHAKSLDGVEQICLSIVVNDKNKKMAERFCYALGFVPFGVHKGAVKAGDHYYDEEHMVMFLH, encoded by the coding sequence ATGCTGAACAGTCCTGAAACATATACTGCCAGCTATTGCGAGATAAAAAGAAATTCTGTTTACGTGTACAAAGTGAGACTGCAGTCGGTAAACGCGTTTACGTTTGGGGCGTTTGTAGAAGATGAACTGGTAGGTGTGGTGACACTCGTCAGGGGGAAGAAAAAGAAAACAGATCACCGTGCAACTTTAAGGTTTTTGTATGTCACCCCGTTTGAACGCGAGAAGGGAATCGGGAAACAATTGATGCAGACAGCTATTAATCATGCGAAGTCGTTGGACGGTGTGGAACAGATTTGTCTGTCGATTGTCGTCAACGATAAAAACAAAAAGATGGCGGAACGTTTTTGTTATGCGTTGGGGTTTGTCCCGTTTGGCGTACATAAGGGTGCTGTTAAAGCAGGTGACCATTATTATGATGAGGAACATATGGTGATGTTTCTGCATTAG
- a CDS encoding phosphotransferase enzyme family protein, whose translation MQINVKHALIDTETIKQLVTGHSFEGSVTCDFLARGLNDTYRITDEKQNNYIFRLYRSGWRDKQAILFELDALNQLYEQGFRASYPIKKHDDDYIYEVEAPEGLRYGVLFTYSEGERPLINVENAELIGATLGRLHRLTSGFESVYERGFELDMQHLLDEPAEIISPVLERYLGQSAVNLLHAVVENTKADLAALDLEKDFCHGDFHNHNMHLSSNGIEVFDFDCCATGFRGYDIAVSWWNLLNNYKNMEKDCWDAFLEGYTAERNLASDDFKSIPLLITARRIWLMGTMMANDDVWGTNWMNERTLKLFIGQLRTDRPGDRDLQEFDNDEVLH comes from the coding sequence TTGCAAATTAACGTAAAACACGCACTAATTGACACAGAAACGATCAAACAACTAGTTACCGGTCATAGCTTTGAGGGTAGTGTGACATGTGACTTTTTAGCACGGGGATTAAATGACACCTATCGTATAACGGACGAAAAACAAAACAACTATATTTTCCGACTTTATCGGTCCGGGTGGCGGGATAAGCAGGCGATTCTTTTTGAATTGGATGCGCTTAACCAGCTTTACGAGCAAGGATTTCGTGCATCGTATCCAATCAAAAAGCATGACGATGATTACATCTATGAAGTGGAGGCGCCTGAAGGATTACGTTATGGCGTACTGTTCACCTATTCAGAAGGGGAGCGCCCACTGATCAATGTGGAAAACGCGGAGCTAATCGGTGCGACACTTGGCCGACTGCATCGATTAACGTCTGGTTTCGAATCTGTGTACGAACGAGGCTTTGAGCTGGATATGCAGCATTTATTGGATGAACCGGCTGAAATCATTTCCCCGGTACTTGAACGTTACCTTGGGCAAAGTGCGGTCAATCTATTGCATGCGGTTGTGGAGAATACAAAGGCTGATTTGGCAGCGCTTGATTTGGAAAAAGACTTTTGCCATGGCGATTTTCATAACCACAATATGCACCTTTCCAGCAACGGTATCGAGGTATTTGACTTCGACTGCTGTGCCACCGGATTCAGAGGATATGATATCGCTGTATCGTGGTGGAATTTGCTAAACAACTATAAAAATATGGAAAAAGACTGCTGGGATGCGTTTTTAGAAGGATATACGGCCGAGCGGAACTTGGCATCAGATGATTTCAAAAGTATTCCGCTGCTCATTACTGCCAGACGCATTTGGCTGATGGGCACCATGATGGCTAATGATGATGTCTGGGGGACGAATTGGATGAATGAACGGACCTTGAAGCTGTTTATTGGGCAACTGCGGACAGACAGGCCTGGAGACAGGGATTTACAGGAATTTGATAACGATGAGGTGTTGCATTAA
- a CDS encoding alpha/beta hydrolase produces the protein MKRKKWLKIGIGLFVILLIIDIVASFYFYQLAIDRNKKDFLQGNEDLEVSAETMEVLLEGDWRTWVDQQDFSEWTMTSNDGLELKGYYLEPEKPSNKVVVMAHGYLGNAMDMGLFGQYYSEQKGYNIFTADARGHGASEGDYIGFGWHDRLDYLDWIDQIIAKYGKDTEIILHGVSMGAATVLMTSGEELPDNVKAVIADSPYTSVYDLFAYQMDRMFHLPSVPFLPSTSVVAKMRAGYSLQEASALDQVKKADVPILYIHGESDTFVPTNMSEKLYENTKSDAELMTVENANHGEPFVVAKEKYINKLNAFLSEYTDWQ, from the coding sequence GTGAAACGGAAAAAGTGGCTGAAAATAGGCATAGGATTATTCGTTATCCTATTAATCATAGATATCGTTGCAAGTTTTTATTTTTATCAGTTGGCTATCGACCGCAATAAAAAAGATTTTCTGCAAGGGAATGAGGACCTTGAAGTATCCGCAGAAACGATGGAAGTGCTGCTGGAAGGGGACTGGCGAACCTGGGTTGATCAGCAGGACTTTTCGGAGTGGACGATGACATCAAATGATGGACTGGAATTGAAAGGCTACTACCTTGAACCTGAAAAACCTTCCAATAAAGTGGTTGTCATGGCGCATGGTTATCTTGGCAATGCGATGGATATGGGGTTGTTTGGGCAGTATTATTCTGAACAGAAGGGCTACAATATCTTCACTGCTGATGCAAGAGGGCACGGTGCCAGTGAAGGAGATTATATTGGTTTTGGCTGGCATGATCGGCTTGATTATCTGGATTGGATTGATCAGATTATTGCCAAATACGGTAAAGACACGGAAATTATCTTACACGGTGTGTCGATGGGAGCGGCGACCGTTTTAATGACTTCCGGTGAGGAACTTCCGGATAATGTAAAAGCTGTTATTGCAGACAGTCCGTACACGAGCGTTTACGATTTGTTTGCCTACCAGATGGACCGGATGTTCCATTTGCCATCTGTTCCATTCCTGCCGTCGACAAGTGTTGTTGCGAAGATGCGGGCAGGCTATTCACTGCAAGAGGCCTCAGCATTGGATCAGGTGAAAAAAGCGGACGTTCCGATTCTATATATTCATGGTGAGTCTGATACATTTGTTCCGACAAATATGTCAGAAAAACTTTATGAAAATACGAAAAGTGACGCCGAACTGATGACAGTCGAGAATGCCAATCACGGAGAGCCGTTTGTCGTCGCTAAGGAGAAATATATTAATAAATTGAATGCATTTTTATCGGAATATACGGATTGGCAGTAG
- a CDS encoding S9 family peptidase has protein sequence MSNHSKRALTADDLKRINVVSDPQLKPDGSAFAFVSTVANDDNDYTSQLFLQSLEDAQPRQWTFGDAKNIHPRFSPDGNMMVFQSDRSGVPQLWLVHTDGGEAKQLTTFKNGAVDPEWSPDGKRIIFNAPLEEQDDVSKQRELSEDERKKEKEEKSKQPLVVNRLKYKSDVKGFHDDKRTQLVQYDLETETFEQLTTAPTHHHLEDIAPDGKHILFSANLDEDEDYELTNDLYLLNLSTKETTMLTNGNGQYGNARFSPNGEKVACFGHEFAYKGATLNDLYIFDIASGERTCLSDKWDFQLGDAMIGDTRMGQSEAGPVWNANGTHLLFLGTDSGATSLYQVDLSGEWSMVYENNNHVFGFANNNDALVLGISNPTEPGNFYQLNRDGQVTQLTDVNRKFLNDVALSEPETLTFQANDGWQIQGWLLRPYGFEQGKKYPFILEVHGGPHAMYGQTFFHEMQLLAAKGYVVLYTNPRGSHGYGQEFVNACRADYGGSDYTDLMAAVDYALENYDFIDHDRLGVTGGSYGGFMTNWIVGHTNRFKAAVTQRCISNWLSFYGVSDIGYFFAKWELGKSLLEDPQALWNFSPLKYAENMETPLLIVHGEKDYRCPIEQGEQLFITLKQLRKEVEFVRFPDANHELSRSGKPDMRIERLQHITRWFEQYL, from the coding sequence ATGAGTAATCATTCAAAACGTGCACTGACAGCAGACGACCTAAAACGGATTAATGTAGTCAGTGACCCACAGCTCAAGCCTGACGGAAGTGCTTTTGCCTTCGTTTCTACAGTTGCTAATGACGATAATGACTATACGTCACAGCTTTTTTTACAATCGCTTGAAGACGCACAGCCAAGACAGTGGACATTCGGTGATGCTAAAAACATTCACCCACGCTTCTCCCCCGATGGTAATATGATGGTCTTTCAATCGGACCGGAGTGGTGTTCCGCAGCTATGGCTCGTACATACAGATGGTGGGGAAGCAAAACAACTGACAACTTTCAAAAATGGTGCCGTTGATCCGGAATGGTCCCCGGATGGAAAACGGATCATTTTCAATGCGCCACTAGAAGAACAAGATGATGTATCCAAGCAACGAGAGCTATCTGAAGACGAACGCAAGAAGGAAAAAGAAGAAAAAAGTAAACAGCCGCTTGTTGTTAACCGGCTCAAATACAAATCAGATGTAAAAGGATTTCATGATGACAAGCGCACCCAACTAGTCCAGTATGATCTGGAAACTGAAACATTTGAACAGCTGACAACTGCACCTACCCATCATCATTTGGAAGATATCGCTCCAGACGGGAAGCACATTTTGTTCAGTGCCAATCTGGATGAGGATGAAGATTACGAGCTAACGAACGACCTCTATCTGTTAAACCTGTCAACAAAAGAAACAACGATGCTAACCAATGGAAACGGCCAATACGGAAATGCGCGCTTCTCGCCAAATGGAGAAAAAGTTGCCTGCTTTGGTCACGAGTTTGCATATAAAGGGGCCACGCTGAATGATTTATACATCTTTGACATTGCGTCCGGTGAGCGCACGTGCCTCAGCGACAAATGGGACTTCCAGTTAGGCGATGCAATGATTGGTGACACACGTATGGGCCAATCTGAAGCCGGCCCTGTCTGGAATGCTAACGGTACACATCTCTTATTCCTTGGGACGGATTCCGGCGCAACCAGCTTATACCAGGTAGACCTGTCAGGCGAATGGAGCATGGTGTACGAAAATAATAACCATGTATTTGGGTTCGCCAACAACAATGATGCGCTCGTCCTTGGCATCAGCAATCCGACAGAACCCGGTAACTTCTACCAGTTGAACCGTGACGGACAAGTCACACAACTAACAGATGTCAACAGAAAATTTCTGAATGACGTGGCGTTAAGTGAACCGGAAACATTAACTTTTCAAGCTAATGACGGCTGGCAAATCCAAGGCTGGCTCTTGCGTCCGTATGGCTTTGAACAAGGTAAGAAGTACCCGTTTATTCTGGAAGTGCATGGCGGACCACACGCCATGTACGGGCAAACATTTTTCCATGAAATGCAGCTTTTGGCCGCCAAAGGGTATGTAGTATTGTACACCAACCCACGGGGAAGTCATGGATACGGGCAAGAATTCGTTAATGCGTGCCGTGCAGATTACGGTGGAAGCGATTATACTGACTTGATGGCCGCGGTTGACTACGCATTAGAAAACTATGATTTTATCGATCATGACCGGCTCGGCGTTACCGGAGGCAGTTATGGCGGATTCATGACGAACTGGATCGTCGGCCATACCAACCGGTTTAAAGCAGCTGTCACCCAGCGTTGCATTAGTAACTGGCTAAGTTTTTACGGTGTAAGCGACATTGGCTATTTCTTTGCTAAATGGGAACTAGGTAAAAGCCTGCTGGAAGACCCGCAAGCATTGTGGAATTTCTCTCCATTAAAATATGCCGAAAATATGGAAACACCCTTACTGATTGTACACGGGGAAAAGGATTACCGCTGCCCAATCGAGCAAGGCGAGCAGCTGTTCATAACTCTAAAACAACTGCGCAAAGAAGTAGAGTTTGTCCGCTTCCCTGATGCTAATCATGAATTAAGCCGCAGCGGCAAACCAGACATGCGAATCGAACGGCTGCAGCACATCACACGCTGGTTCGAACAATACCTGTAA
- the dat gene encoding D-amino-acid transaminase, with amino-acid sequence MSVYPITLSQTSFIHRDKLTYPFEERGLQFGDGIYEVIRIYAGTSYLLTEHVDRLFRSAEAIRLNLPFSKQKVMNLLIELLSQNKMTSDGIIYLQATRGSAPRTHAFPGDVPANVYAYVQDMPRKTEQLTNGVSVITQRDTRWENCYIKSLNLLPNVLAKQAAQENGCYEALFQKDGIVTEGSSSNVYLVKDGTIYTHPATRAILHGCVRMRVEEFASYLAIPFVEKAFTTDDILDADELFLSSSTSEIMPVIMVDENQINDGKPGSITRQLQATYEQDAAVSQTVM; translated from the coding sequence TTGTCTGTCTACCCTATTACACTATCACAAACCAGTTTTATTCACCGCGATAAGCTGACATATCCATTTGAGGAGCGTGGACTGCAATTTGGTGATGGAATCTATGAAGTGATCCGTATCTACGCAGGAACCAGTTATTTACTTACAGAACATGTCGACCGTTTATTCCGATCTGCCGAGGCCATCAGGCTAAACTTGCCATTTTCCAAACAGAAAGTTATGAACCTATTAATAGAATTGCTCAGCCAGAATAAAATGACCTCAGATGGTATTATTTATCTGCAAGCAACTCGTGGTTCAGCGCCACGCACACATGCATTTCCCGGGGACGTTCCTGCAAATGTTTATGCTTATGTGCAGGATATGCCGCGTAAAACAGAACAGCTAACCAACGGCGTTTCCGTCATTACACAACGTGATACTCGCTGGGAAAACTGCTATATTAAAAGTTTGAATCTTTTGCCAAATGTCCTGGCTAAGCAGGCAGCGCAGGAAAATGGCTGCTATGAGGCACTTTTCCAAAAAGATGGCATAGTGACAGAGGGCAGTTCATCAAATGTGTATCTTGTAAAAGACGGTACTATCTACACCCACCCAGCAACAAGAGCCATTCTACACGGCTGTGTCCGCATGCGGGTGGAAGAATTCGCAAGTTATTTAGCCATTCCGTTTGTCGAAAAAGCATTCACAACCGATGACATCCTGGACGCCGATGAGTTATTTCTATCAAGCAGTACCTCTGAAATCATGCCAGTCATCATGGTCGACGAAAACCAGATTAACGATGGAAAACCAGGAAGCATCACCAGACAACTCCAAGCAACATATGAGCAGGATGCAGCCGTCAGTCAAACGGTCATGTGA
- a CDS encoding Crp/Fnr family transcriptional regulator, which yields MEPILQRLKQEERDLLMRYSEPVTFRKHANIFEEKNPANYLYFIAKGIIQVFKTVGPNRHLTVFTRGENDGIGEIGVFGGGSYSHTAQAMEGSELYALERGTAEKLLSENGGLSLHFLRWLAESLDASKAKLRDYIAFGSEGAVASFFVRYANMYGVVTPDGIRMTEPLVIQDISKHIAISRETVSRIVNKWKKQGVIGNDGKYFLLKDMTYFKRLLACDQCGVENCVL from the coding sequence ATGGAACCTATTTTACAACGGCTTAAGCAAGAAGAACGTGATTTGCTTATGAGATATTCTGAACCGGTGACTTTCCGGAAACATGCTAACATCTTTGAGGAAAAAAACCCTGCCAATTATTTATATTTTATAGCAAAAGGAATTATTCAGGTATTTAAAACCGTTGGACCTAACAGACATCTAACCGTTTTTACACGTGGCGAGAATGATGGAATTGGTGAAATAGGCGTCTTTGGAGGAGGCAGTTATTCGCATACAGCCCAGGCAATGGAAGGAAGTGAGCTGTATGCCCTTGAACGGGGAACTGCAGAAAAGCTTTTATCTGAAAATGGTGGGCTGAGCCTCCACTTTTTGCGTTGGCTTGCAGAATCACTGGATGCAAGCAAGGCTAAACTCCGTGATTATATAGCATTTGGGTCGGAAGGGGCAGTTGCATCGTTTTTTGTACGATATGCAAATATGTATGGAGTCGTTACGCCTGATGGCATTCGGATGACGGAGCCACTTGTTATACAGGATATCAGCAAACACATTGCCATATCCAGGGAAACTGTCAGTCGAATCGTAAACAAATGGAAAAAACAAGGCGTTATTGGAAATGATGGCAAGTATTTTCTGTTAAAGGATATGACTTATTTTAAACGACTACTTGCCTGTGATCAATGTGGTGTAGAGAACTGTGTGCTGTGA